The Pseudomonas eucalypticola genome has a window encoding:
- a CDS encoding amino acid ABC transporter permease yields the protein MPARSHLRNAVVIKHKKAQWPWHGLTALVLVGLAVALFYATSLISYEWRWNRVPQYFAYQAEDVQRAAGNGTVEAVDAQGKMARVTLKDEDGDQQVLSVAQDSVRVSQGDDVSEGDPVGVTRHWAAGPLAWGLWATVWISVVSGVIGLFIGLVAGLCRLSSNPTLRDLSTVYVELVRGTPLLVQLFIFYFFIGTVLNLSREFAGVAALSLFTGAYVAEIVRAGVQSIARGQGEAARSLGLSAGQSMRHVILPQAFKRVLPPLAGQFISLVKDTSLVSVISITELTKSGREAITTSFSTFEIWFCVAALYLLINLPLSHLASRLERRLAQSD from the coding sequence ATGCCCGCGCGTTCGCATTTACGGAACGCAGTAGTGATCAAACACAAGAAAGCCCAGTGGCCCTGGCATGGGCTGACGGCGCTGGTCCTGGTGGGCCTGGCTGTCGCCCTGTTTTACGCGACGTCGCTGATCTCCTATGAGTGGCGCTGGAACCGCGTGCCCCAGTACTTTGCCTACCAGGCCGAAGACGTGCAGCGCGCCGCTGGCAACGGCACCGTCGAAGCCGTCGATGCCCAAGGCAAGATGGCCCGGGTGACGCTCAAGGATGAGGACGGCGACCAGCAAGTGCTCAGCGTGGCCCAGGACAGTGTGAGAGTGTCCCAGGGCGACGATGTCTCCGAAGGTGACCCGGTAGGCGTTACCCGCCATTGGGCGGCGGGGCCGCTGGCGTGGGGCCTGTGGGCTACGGTGTGGATTTCGGTGGTGTCGGGCGTTATCGGCCTGTTCATCGGGCTGGTGGCCGGCTTGTGCCGGTTGTCCAGCAACCCCACCCTGCGCGACCTGTCCACGGTGTATGTGGAACTGGTGCGCGGCACCCCCTTGCTGGTGCAACTGTTCATTTTCTACTTCTTCATTGGCACTGTGCTCAACCTGTCCCGGGAATTCGCCGGGGTAGCGGCGCTGTCGCTGTTCACCGGTGCCTATGTCGCTGAGATCGTCCGGGCCGGGGTGCAGTCCATCGCCCGTGGCCAGGGCGAGGCGGCACGGTCCCTGGGCCTGAGTGCTGGCCAGTCCATGCGCCATGTGATCCTGCCCCAGGCCTTCAAGCGCGTGCTGCCGCCACTGGCCGGGCAGTTCATCAGCCTGGTCAAGGACACTTCCCTGGTTTCGGTCATTTCCATCACCGAGCTGACCAAGAGCGGCCGCGAAGCCATCACCACCTCGTTTTCCACCTTCGAGATCTGGTTCTGCGTGGCGGCCCTGTATTTGCTGATCAACCTGCCGCTGTCGCACCTTGCCAGCCGGCTTGAGCGGAGGCTTGCACAAAGTGATTGA
- a CDS encoding 16S rRNA (uracil(1498)-N(3))-methyltransferase: protein MNLLLLEEADFTAADRVILRDRRLTHMQEVHGVAVGDSVRVGRIGGLMGRAEVVRLETREAELQVVLDQAPPAKLPLTLVLALPRPKMLRRVFQTVATMGVAKVILVNSYRVEKSFWQTPFLQPEAIRENLVLGLEQARDTVLPEIIIEKRFKPFVEDRLPAITDGTLGLVGHPGNYPPCPRALQEPVTLAIGPEGGWIPYEVDLLAKAGLRPVQLGERILRVETAVTALLARLF from the coding sequence GTGAACCTGTTACTGCTTGAGGAGGCCGACTTCACCGCGGCCGACCGGGTGATCCTGCGCGATCGCCGCCTGACCCACATGCAGGAAGTCCATGGCGTGGCCGTGGGCGACAGTGTGCGCGTGGGGCGCATCGGCGGGCTGATGGGCCGGGCCGAGGTGGTGCGCCTGGAGACCCGCGAAGCGGAACTGCAGGTGGTACTGGACCAGGCACCGCCAGCCAAACTGCCGCTGACCCTGGTACTGGCCCTGCCGCGCCCGAAAATGCTGCGCCGGGTGTTTCAGACCGTGGCCACCATGGGCGTTGCCAAGGTGATTCTGGTCAACAGCTACCGCGTGGAGAAAAGCTTCTGGCAGACACCGTTTCTGCAGCCGGAGGCCATCCGCGAAAACCTGGTGCTGGGGCTGGAGCAGGCCCGCGACACGGTGCTCCCCGAGATCATCATCGAAAAGCGCTTCAAGCCTTTCGTCGAAGACCGCCTGCCCGCTATCACCGATGGCACCCTGGGACTGGTCGGCCACCCCGGCAACTACCCACCCTGCCCGCGCGCCCTGCAGGAACCGGTAACCCTGGCCATCGGCCCCGAGGGTGGCTGGATCCCCTACGAGGTCGACCTGCTGGCCAAGGCCGGCTTGCGCCCGGTACAACTGGGCGAGCGCATCCTGCGCGTCGAAACCGCCGTCACCGCCCTGCTCGCCCGTTTGTTCTAG
- a CDS encoding amino acid ABC transporter ATP-binding protein, translating to MIEVRDLVKVFDTRGHVVRAVDHVTTQVAKGEVLVVVGPSGSGKSTFLRCLNGLEQFDDGTVSIDGLSLADPKTDINAYRREVGMVFQHFNLFPHMTVLENLCLAQKIVRKRSKKEREQKALALLDKVGIGQKANEYPSRLSGGQQQRVAIARALAMDPKVMLFDEPTSALDPEMVGEVLDVMKTLALEGMTMICVTHEMGFAREVAHRVLFFDHGKLLEDSPPEQFFTEPKDPRAQAFLRQVL from the coding sequence GTGATTGAAGTACGTGATCTGGTGAAAGTCTTCGACACCCGTGGCCACGTGGTAAGGGCCGTGGACCATGTGACCACGCAAGTGGCCAAGGGCGAAGTGCTGGTAGTGGTAGGGCCGTCGGGTTCGGGCAAGTCGACCTTCCTGCGTTGTTTGAACGGCCTGGAGCAGTTCGACGACGGCACGGTGAGCATCGACGGACTGTCGCTGGCCGACCCGAAAACCGACATCAACGCCTACCGGCGTGAAGTGGGCATGGTGTTCCAGCACTTTAACCTGTTTCCGCACATGACGGTGTTGGAGAACCTGTGCCTGGCGCAGAAGATCGTGCGCAAGCGCAGCAAGAAAGAGCGTGAGCAGAAGGCCCTGGCGTTGCTCGATAAAGTGGGTATTGGCCAGAAGGCCAACGAGTACCCATCACGCCTGTCCGGCGGCCAGCAACAGCGCGTGGCCATCGCCCGTGCCCTGGCCATGGACCCCAAGGTCATGCTGTTTGACGAGCCCACCTCGGCGCTGGACCCGGAGATGGTCGGCGAGGTACTGGACGTCATGAAGACCCTGGCCCTGGAAGGCATGACCATGATCTGCGTCACCCACGAAATGGGCTTCGCCCGCGAAGTGGCGCATAGGGTGCTGTTCTTCGACCACGGCAAACTGCTGGAAGACTCGCCGCCCGAGCAGTTCTTCACCGAACCCAAAGACCCCCGCGCCCAGGCCTTCCTGCGCCAAGTGCTCTGA
- a CDS encoding methyl-accepting chemotaxis protein encodes MYRWMQYHLGHISVRRKLILGFGLVLLMALLTTSTGWTGLDALISRGDKLNTIAHVGDLTRDLRITRLQVATQAATTDKLLDVLNSLDRQLATARQQLTDPEDLSRVDRQIEAARQYRQALDQLEQVQKTGSSDNTALFKRLGDAGSVLLDMSDELSKSQTSKRDADAANARLWLSVAAIMAVVFSLLAGFAITRQIVRPLQATLTIMDEVAAGDLSHDHSVDRRDELGQLQNSLQRMTVGLRTLIGGISDGITQLASAAEELSAVTEQTSAGVTSQKVETDQVATAMNQMAATVQEVARNAEHASEAAVAADQQAREGDRVVSEAIEQIERLAAEVGHSTEAMGQLKRESDKIGGVLDVIKSVAQQTNLLALNAAIEAARAGEAGRGFAVVADEVRSLAQRTQKSTEEIEQLIAGLQSGTQQVATVMDNSRTLTESSVELSRRAGSSLESITRTVSTIQNMNQQIAAAAEQQSAVAEEINRSVMTVRDVSDQTSAASEETAASSIELARLGTHLQGLVGRFRV; translated from the coding sequence ATGTACCGTTGGATGCAATACCACCTTGGACATATCAGTGTTCGGCGCAAACTGATACTGGGCTTCGGCCTGGTCCTGCTCATGGCCCTGCTGACCACCAGCACCGGCTGGACCGGCCTCGATGCCTTGATCAGCAGGGGCGACAAGCTCAATACCATCGCCCACGTGGGTGACCTGACCCGTGACCTGCGTATCACCCGCCTTCAGGTCGCGACGCAGGCCGCCACCACCGACAAACTGCTGGACGTGCTCAATAGCCTGGATCGCCAGCTGGCCACCGCACGCCAGCAGCTGACAGACCCCGAAGACTTGAGCCGCGTCGACCGCCAGATTGAAGCCGCCCGCCAGTATCGCCAGGCATTGGACCAACTGGAGCAGGTGCAGAAAACCGGCAGTAGCGACAACACCGCCCTGTTCAAACGCTTGGGCGATGCCGGCAGCGTGCTGCTGGACATGAGCGACGAGCTGAGCAAATCCCAAACCAGCAAACGCGATGCCGATGCGGCCAATGCCCGGTTATGGCTAAGCGTTGCCGCAATCATGGCGGTGGTCTTCAGCCTGCTGGCCGGTTTTGCCATTACCCGGCAGATCGTTCGCCCGTTGCAGGCCACCCTGACGATCATGGATGAGGTAGCCGCTGGCGATCTCAGCCATGACCACAGCGTCGACCGCCGTGACGAGCTGGGTCAACTGCAGAACAGCCTGCAACGCATGACCGTGGGCCTGCGTACGCTGATCGGCGGCATCAGCGACGGCATTACCCAATTAGCCAGCGCCGCCGAAGAGCTTTCAGCGGTGACGGAGCAGACCAGCGCCGGTGTCACCAGCCAGAAAGTGGAAACCGATCAGGTGGCCACCGCCATGAACCAGATGGCCGCCACCGTGCAGGAAGTGGCCCGCAACGCCGAACACGCCAGCGAAGCCGCCGTGGCGGCCGACCAGCAGGCTCGGGAGGGTGACCGGGTAGTGAGCGAGGCCATCGAGCAGATCGAGCGCCTGGCGGCCGAAGTGGGCCACTCCACCGAAGCCATGGGGCAGCTCAAGCGCGAAAGCGACAAGATCGGTGGCGTGCTGGACGTGATCAAGTCCGTCGCCCAGCAGACCAACCTGCTGGCCCTCAACGCCGCCATTGAGGCCGCCCGCGCCGGCGAGGCTGGGCGCGGCTTCGCCGTCGTCGCCGACGAAGTGCGCAGCCTGGCCCAGCGCACGCAGAAGTCCACCGAGGAAATCGAGCAGTTGATCGCCGGGCTGCAAAGCGGCACCCAACAGGTGGCCACGGTGATGGACAACAGCCGCACCCTGACCGAGAGCAGCGTGGAACTGAGCCGCCGCGCGGGCAGCTCACTGGAAAGCATCACCCGCACGGTATCGACCATCCAGAACATGAACCAGCAGATCGCTGCGGCGGCCGAGCAGCAGAGCGCCGTGGCTGAAGAGATCAATCGCAGCGTGATGACCGTGCGCGATGTGTCGGATCAAACCTCCGCCGCCAGTGAAGAAACCGCTGCGTCCAGTATCGAACTGGCGCGCCTGGGTACTCATTTGCAGGGGCTGGTGGGGCGGTTCAGGGTGTGA